The nucleotide sequence AGAAAGGGGTAGCTTCAAAGCAATTTATGATGCAACTTCTTATCACACTACCATTAAAAAATCTCAAAAAACCCAGACATCAACTTCCCCTTCCGTCAACGTTTCATCCTCCCTGATCACTACAAAACCATCCGCGTATGCTATCGATGTGATCAGGCCGGACCCATTGAACGTAGGATATGCAACATCTCCTGCCAGTTTAACCGGAAGATAGCGACGCATCCCATATTCTGAAGTCACTTCCTCTGACAATCTTGCACTCCTTATTTCCCTGATGAACGGAAGATGTGTCATATATCTCAGCATTGGAAGTAAAAACACATTGGCACAGACCAGACATGACGTTACATTTCCAGGCATACAGAGAATCGGTTTTTCATCTATTTTACCTGCGAGCATTGGCATACCAGGCCGCATCCTGACACCGTGGAAGAGTATCTCCCCCATCCCAAAAACCACCTCCGGCATAAGGTCTTTTTTTCCAACAGAAACACCTCCCGACGTCAGTATGATGTCATATTTAAGTGCTTCATCCAACTTCTTTTTTATATCCCCGGAATCATCGGATACTGTTCCAATAAAAAATGGTGAGCAACCCGATTGTTTCACGATCGCTGAAAGTGTCAATGAATTCACATCATTGATCTGCGTGAGTTCATCACCAGTAGAGATAATCGCAACATTAGGTGTATCATAGACCCTCACGTTCCTGATACCCAGTGATGCGAGTATCCCAATATTTCGCTCATTTAAAAGACAGCCTTCCTCTAGAACTGTCGCTCCACGCTCAATATCACACCCTTTCCTTGAAATATTCAATTCCACTCTGGATTCACAAACTTTAATTCTAATTCCAACATCATCACTACATTCTTCTGTGTCTTCAACCGGAATAACAAGATTTGTACCCACCGGGATCTTCGCACCGGTTGCAACCCAGCAACACTCACCACTTTTGATGATCACCTCCCGTTCATCTCCGGCAAGTGTCTCTCCGATCAATTCGAATGTTCTTTGATCGGGATTTTGATCCATGATCGCATACCCATCCTTCTCTGCCCGATCATAAGGTGGAACCTTTATCTTAGAAATAATGTCCCCTGCCAGAACACGTCCGAATGAATCTTTAATATCCACATAAGTTTTTCGATCAAAAGTGAATCCATCCAGGATCTTCTTTGCATCGTCCACTGGTGTCAGGGAATTAAATGGATTCACCGTATCACTCAAGTTCACCGTATCACTCAAGTTCACCGTATCACTCAAGTTCACCGTATCACTCAAGTTCACCGTATCACTCAAGTTCACCGTATCACTCCGTATCACTCAAGTTCACCGTATCACTCAAGTTCACCGTATCACTCAAGTTCACCGTATCACTCAAGTTCACCGTATCACTCAAGTTCACCGTATCACTCAAGTTCACCGTATCACTTAAGTTCATCGTATCACTCAAGTTTATAGTATCACTCAAGTTCCCTGTATCATGTGGTTTCCCTGCGTTTTTCTTCTGGTATGTTTCGATCAGGATAATCTCCTCCCACAAAACAACGTCCCCATTTCCTCCCCTTCAACGATCTTCCTTATCACATCAACCTCTCTCCCATTTGCGATCACCACATCACAACCTGCTTCCATACAGGTCCTGGCAGTAGTGATCTTTGTCCTCATTCCTCCAACAGCAAGTTTGGATCCGGTTTGACCAGCCATCACCTCGATCTCCGGCGTTATCGCTGTAACTGTCCTGATCAACCTTGCACCTTCGTTATCTCCCGGATCGCGGTCATATAATCCGTCAACATCGGTCAGGATTATCAGGAGATCCGCACCTGTATCAACAGCGACCATCGCTGAAAGACTGTCATTATCACCAAACGTCTTACCTATCTCGTCTATAGCAACAACATCATTCTCATTGACGATCGGCGTAACATCCAACCTCAGGAGTTCGCGTATCCCGTTCCTTAAGTTCTCATGTTTCTTCTCATCACTGAAGTCATCATAAGTGAGGAGTATCTGGGCAACGATCCCGCTGTAGTGTTCAAAGGCGCGATGATACACCTCCATAACCTTGCTCTGCCCGATTGCAGCACAAACCTGCCTCAAAACGATCTCGGATGGTCGCTTTGGAAGCGAAAGTTCACTGCACCCGAGTCCGATCGCACCCGATGTAACTACAATGAACTCCTTTCCCTGCCTCTTGAGTTCGGATATCTGCTCTGCAATGTTCTCGATCAATCCGTAGTTAAGACCCCTCCCCTCGCTGGCAAGCGTGTTCGTTCCGATCTTAACAACAACCCGATTTGCTCTGAGTGACCTCATATCTCACACCAGCCGTCGATGGGTGAACCGCTTACTGCCATCGACATAATCACCAACGATCTGCCCATTCCCTGTCAATCTGTACTTGTAGATCGTAAGCCCCTCAAGTCCGACAGGTCCGCGCGAGTGGATCTTGCCAGTCGATATCCCTACCTCGGAACCAAGCCCATACCTGAACCCATCTGCAAACCTCGTAGAGCAGTTCCACATAACAGAAGATGAATCGACCTCGTTTAAGAAACGCTGCGCCGTTTTCTCATTAGATGTTACGATCGCATCGGTGTGGTGGCTGCCGTATTTGTTTATGTGACCGATGGCATCTCCGGTCGAGTCAACGACCTTTATTGAGAGGATGAGGTCGTTGTATTCACATCCCCAGTCACCCCCTGACGCCTCGGCACACCCGATCACCGCTATAGTCCGCTTATCCCCCCTCAACTCAACGCCCTGCTCATCATATCTTGCCTTGACCGCAGGCAGGAACTTATCCGCAACACCCTCATGAACAAGGAGGGTTTCCATTGCATTGCAGACCGCAGCATACTGGCATTTCGAATCGAATGCGATATCAACCGCCATATTGAGATCGGCATACTTATCCACATATACATGGCATATCCCTTCCGAATGCCCGAGTACAGGGATCTTTGTGTTCTCCTGTATGTACTTGACAAGTTCACCGGAACCTCTCGGGATTATGAGATCAATGTAGTTGTCGAGTTTCAGCATCTCACGCACGTCTTCTCTCGTCTCGACAAGCTGGATCGAATCCTTAAACATCCCGTCCACCTCAACTGCATTTTTTATCAGGTTGAAAAGAATCCTGTTGCTGTGGTTTGCCTCAGAACCTCCTTTCAGTA is from ANME-2 cluster archaeon and encodes:
- a CDS encoding molybdopterin molybdotransferase MoeA; translated protein: MTPVDDAKKILDGFTFDRKTYVDIKDSFGRVLAGDIISKIKVPPYDRAEKDGYAIMDQNPDQRTFELIGETLAGDEREVIIKSGECCWVATGAKIPVGTNLVIPVEDTEECSDDVGIRIKVCESRVELNISRKGCDIERGATVLEEGCLLNERNIGILASLGIRNVRVYDTPNVAIISTGDELTQINDVNSLTLSAIVKQSGCSPFFIGTVSDDSGDIKKKLDEALKYDIILTSGGVSVGKKDLMPEVVFGMGEILFHGVRMRPGMPMLAGKIDEKPILCMPGNVTSCLVCANVFLLPMLRYMTHLPFIREIRSARLSEEVTSEYGMRRYLPVKLAGDVAYPTFNGSGLITSIAYADGFVVIREDETLTEGEVDVWVF
- a CDS encoding glutamate-5-semialdehyde dehydrogenase, which produces MTVEEQVKLAKGAALKIASASTLAKNSALERMAHDLDAKRDEILKKNAKDVGKAKDEELTHALIKRLELNDKKIDELIEGVRSVIGLEDPVGKVLNATELDKSLTLYKVSTPIGLIGVIFESRPDALVQISALCIKSGNAVVLKGGSEANHSNRILFNLIKNAVEVDGMFKDSIQLVETREDVREMLKLDNYIDLIIPRGSGELVKYIQENTKIPVLGHSEGICHVYVDKYADLNMAVDIAFDSKCQYAAVCNAMETLLVHEGVADKFLPAVKARYDEQGVELRGDKRTIAVIGCAEASGGDWGCEYNDLILSIKVVDSTGDAIGHINKYGSHHTDAIVTSNEKTAQRFLNEVDSSSVMWNCSTRFADGFRYGLGSEVGISTGKIHSRGPVGLEGLTIYKYRLTGNGQIVGDYVDGSKRFTHRRLV
- the proB gene encoding glutamate 5-kinase; its protein translation is MRSLRANRVVVKIGTNTLASEGRGLNYGLIENIAEQISELKRQGKEFIVVTSGAIGLGCSELSLPKRPSEIVLRQVCAAIGQSKVMEVYHRAFEHYSGIVAQILLTYDDFSDEKKHENLRNGIRELLRLDVTPIVNENDVVAIDEIGKTFGDNDSLSAMVAVDTGADLLIILTDVDGLYDRDPGDNEGARLIRTVTAITPEIEVMAGQTGSKLAVGGMRTKITTARTCMEAGCDVVIANGREVDVIRKIVEGEEMGTLFCGRRLS